Proteins from a single region of Runella sp. SP2:
- a CDS encoding toxin-antitoxin system YwqK family antitoxin: MSENEEELFVEKLYYDNNQIRTETSFNTERLHGPMKGWYENGQPMFSGVWKNGKRHGVWEHIEKDGQKEYFYWHEGKEIRLKVEHLHLMEAFLTNHNYKVESPQQKYEPE; this comes from the coding sequence ATGTCTGAAAATGAAGAAGAACTATTTGTAGAAAAATTATATTACGATAACAACCAGATAAGAACTGAAACATCATTTAATACTGAACGTCTACACGGCCCGATGAAGGGTTGGTATGAAAATGGACAGCCTATGTTCAGTGGTGTTTGGAAAAATGGTAAACGTCATGGAGTGTGGGAACACATTGAAAAGGACGGTCAAAAAGAATATTTTTATTGGCATGAAGGGAAAGAAATTAGACTTAAAGTAGAACACCTTCATCTCATGGAAGCTTTCCTGACCAATCATAACTATAAAGTTGAAAGCCCACAGCAGAAATACGAGCCTGAATAA
- a CDS encoding helix-turn-helix domain-containing protein, which produces MKIICLEEEAFYALIEQVVARLKQVHGEDKEKWISDEQAMQLLNIKSKTTLQKLRDEGKIRFSQPQKKIILYDRDSIDTYLQQHARNTF; this is translated from the coding sequence ATGAAAATTATTTGTCTGGAGGAGGAGGCTTTTTATGCCTTAATTGAACAGGTCGTCGCCCGTTTAAAACAAGTTCATGGCGAAGACAAGGAAAAATGGATTTCCGATGAACAAGCCATGCAGCTATTGAACATCAAGTCAAAAACGACGCTGCAAAAACTGCGGGACGAAGGAAAAATACGCTTCTCGCAACCTCAAAAGAAAATCATCCTTTACGACCGGGATTCCATTGACACGTATTTACAGCAACACGCCCGTAACACCTTTTAA